In Aliidongia dinghuensis, the DNA window GCGGCAAGGCCGATCTGCTCGGCCGACTGCGCGGCGAGGTTGGACCAGGCGAGCCGCCGGAACGCGGTGGGCAGGTTGGACGGCGGCATGATGCGGATCCCGTTCGAATGGTTCGATCGGGACCGAGGCTAGGCGAGCGTCCAGCCGCTCGCGCTCCGCTTGTTGCTGTTGAATTCAGCGAGCGGCTGCGGCCGCCGCCCTTTTGGCGCCCATGGGCACAAGCCGGGTCTCGCCGACCTTCATCAGCCAGGCCGTCTCGGCGGTGAAGCCCGCGTGGCTCGCCGCCTTGCGGAAGCGCACCGGCGGCTCGAACGGCGGCTCGACGGTCATGACGATGGTGCCCCAGTGCATGCCGATGACATGGCGTGCCTTGAGGTCGAGCGCGATCTGGATCGCTTCCTCCGGGTTCGCGTGGTTCATGTGCATGGCGGCGCGCGGCGCATAGCAGCCGATGCCCAGCATGGCGAGATCGAACGGACCATAGCGCCGCCCGGTCTCGGTGAACACGGCGCCATAGCCGGTATCGCCGCCGAAATAGAGCCGCCGCTCGTCGCTCTCGATGACAAAGCCGGCCCAGAGCGTGCGGTTGCGGTCGATGAGCGTGCGGGCGGAGCGGTGGATCGCCGGCACCGCGGTGACGGTGAGCGGCCCGGTGGAGGCCTGGTGATGCCAGTCGAGCTCGGTGACCAAGCGATAGCCGCGCGACCGGAAGAAGCGGCCGAGCCCGAGCGGCACGATCACCCTGACATGAGCCTTGTGCGGCAGTGCCTCGATCGTTTCGGTATCGAGATGATCGTAGTGATTGTGGGAGACCAGCAATGCGTCGATCGCCGGCAGCGCGTGCGCGGGCAGGCCTGGCGGCGTGAAACGGCGCGGGCCGATGCCCTGGACCGGCGAGGCATATTCCGACAGGAACGGGTCGATGAGCACGGTCTGGCGGGCGAGCCGGACCAGGAAGGCGGCATGGCCCAGCCAGGTGACGCTGTCGTGACCCAGCGCGGCATCGAGCCCGTAGAGCACGGCGCCCATCGGCAGGACATGCCCCGCGGGCACGTCGTAGGTCCTGGCATGGATGCGCTGGCGCCACAGGAATTTCAGCAGCCGATTGCGCTGGCGCAGCCGCTCCGGCGATCCCGCCGGATTGCGGAACCCGACCCGGGTATGGTGGCTCGGGCGTTCGAGCTCGGTCGTCACTGGTAGCTCGCCACCCCACGCCCTTTCAGAGACCCGGTCGGATGGCATATAGTTCAATCCACTCGTTTGCCGTCCAGATCCTTTTGGGCCTGCTCGGCTTCCGTGCGCAGCTTGGCCTTGGCTTCCTTGGACTGGCCGAAGCGCACGCGGTTTTCGGCGGCCTGCGCATCCGCCGTCTGGCGCTCGCGGGCCTTGCGAAACTTGTTCAAATTGACGACGTCGCCCATCGAAGGTGCCTCCTTTTGGGGAAGTCCGGAGCCAAGCTTAAGTCCAAGCCGTTCATCCGTCAAAGCATCGGCACGCGTCCGTGTGGTAGGCGTCCGTGTGGCAGGCGTCCGGCGTCTGCGGCGGAAGGTCCTGGAATTCGGGCGCGGGTGCTTGAAGGCCGGCACTCCATCTCAGGAGGGTACGGGTGCGTAAGCTGCTGATCGTCATCGTCGTCGCCCTGGTGCTGCTCGTCGCGGCCGTCGTCGTCGTGCCGCGCGTCATCGGCACCGAACAGCTGACCGCCTTCCTCACGGAGCGGCTCCGGACCGCCACCGGCTACAATGTCGCGATCCGCGGGCCCGTGTCGCTCTCGGTCCTGCCGAGCCCGAGCCTGTCGGTTGCAGACATCCACGTCACCGCCGCGGCGACGCCGGGTGCTCCGGAGCTTGCGCGCGCCGGTGCCGTCCAGGTCGAGGTGGCGCTGATGCCGCTGTTCGGCGGCCGGGTCGAGGCGACGGCGGTCACCGTGCGCGATCCGGTCGTGATGCTCGAAGGCCCGCTCGGCCCGGCGAAGCCGGTCGCCCAGGCGCCGGCCAAGCCCGCCCCGTCGCCGGGGCCGGCGCCCGGGGCGCCCCAAGGGACCACCCCCGGGCAGGCCCCGGCGGGAGCACCCCAGACGGCGCCGTCGGCCACGAGCAAATTCTCGGTCGCGGTCGAGCATGTCCGGGTGACGAACGGCAGCGTCACCTATCGCGACGGCGGCCAGACCTATACGCTCGAGCATCTCGATCTCGATGTGACGACATCGCCCGGCGGTGCCGTTTCCGGCTCGGCCGATGCCGGTTTCGGCCAGGACCGACTGCATGTCGTGGGCCGGGTCGGTGCGCTCGATTGTGCCAAGGCGATCCCTCTGTCGCTGCACGCGACGGCCGATGCGGGCCGGGCCTCGCTCGATTTCGATGGCACAGCCGGCTGTGGGGCGGACGGGGCCCGCGCCGGCGGCAAGCTCAAACTCGCCGCCGACAGTGCGCGCGCCGCGCTTACGCCGTTCACGGCGGCGGCGCTGCCGGCCGCGCTCGACCGGC includes these proteins:
- a CDS encoding MBL fold metallo-hydrolase is translated as MTTELERPSHHTRVGFRNPAGSPERLRQRNRLLKFLWRQRIHARTYDVPAGHVLPMGAVLYGLDAALGHDSVTWLGHAAFLVRLARQTVLIDPFLSEYASPVQGIGPRRFTPPGLPAHALPAIDALLVSHNHYDHLDTETIEALPHKAHVRVIVPLGLGRFFRSRGYRLVTELDWHHQASTGPLTVTAVPAIHRSARTLIDRNRTLWAGFVIESDERRLYFGGDTGYGAVFTETGRRYGPFDLAMLGIGCYAPRAAMHMNHANPEEAIQIALDLKARHVIGMHWGTIVMTVEPPFEPPVRFRKAASHAGFTAETAWLMKVGETRLVPMGAKRAAAAAAR
- a CDS encoding DUF4169 family protein produces the protein MGDVVNLNKFRKARERQTADAQAAENRVRFGQSKEAKAKLRTEAEQAQKDLDGKRVD